The proteins below are encoded in one region of Halalkalicoccus jeotgali B3:
- a CDS encoding bifunctional metallophosphatase/5'-nucleotidase has translation MADDCGWDHDETRKRGEPARERSSIRKRGRTPRRTVLAASVAGLAGTALSGRAGAQTENDTVTIVHDLHTHSGIGPLDGPNIARYRTVIDEQLAAREDAVFLTSGDELGSSPVSFFTKGTHNVAFMNELDIAAAGVGNHDFDYGVETAAERFESSEFPWINSALSTPEGDPIPGTERWRTIEVGDLTLGVFNVVVRGFHNITDYPEEYVAGDPVEVSREMVETLEAEGADVIVLASHVAHDTHYEITEAVDGLDAIFGSHSHITFDEAEVHEGTVISEIGYAYAHLGVMTLDSSGELLEWERIDLDESVEPDPAFDARMRVQYADLEEELSREVGETAVELDADGTVTNGRESRLGNLITDAIRETVDAEIALQTAGRIRTDNTYGPGTLTTRDVLQIMPFTDTLMAFEATGEEIREALEGRIDYLPEDPFGARQRQQVGGLNYEWSGHDEPEVGAVYVAGEELDPEGSYTVGTTGYVKNTALGYESLRDNEVLRETDAGLGPAVMEYVESRGRVAPGIENRILRTDAEVGTATERSLVDEEFRVRFEIPDRVESIHEGSFYALTTAGERYDARQATREGESVEVAFDRAGWGAFAPAGDEHPIRVFGGFEPDDAAYGYRDEDDDPRELPVTDAVEGFVMKGLLDAEST, from the coding sequence ATGGCAGACGACTGTGGGTGGGACCACGACGAGACGCGAAAGCGCGGCGAACCCGCCCGTGAGCGCAGTTCGATCCGCAAGCGCGGCCGGACGCCCCGGCGGACGGTACTCGCGGCGTCGGTCGCCGGCCTCGCGGGAACGGCGCTTTCGGGCCGGGCCGGCGCCCAGACCGAAAACGACACTGTCACCATCGTCCACGACCTACACACCCACAGCGGCATCGGTCCGCTCGACGGACCCAACATCGCACGCTACCGAACCGTCATCGACGAACAGCTCGCCGCCCGCGAGGATGCCGTCTTTCTCACCAGCGGCGACGAACTGGGCTCCTCGCCGGTCTCGTTTTTCACGAAGGGGACCCACAACGTGGCGTTCATGAACGAACTCGACATCGCCGCCGCGGGCGTGGGCAACCACGACTTCGATTACGGCGTCGAGACCGCGGCCGAGCGCTTCGAGTCCAGCGAGTTCCCGTGGATCAACTCCGCGCTCTCGACCCCGGAGGGCGACCCCATCCCGGGCACCGAGCGCTGGCGGACCATCGAGGTCGGCGACCTCACATTGGGGGTGTTCAACGTCGTCGTCCGCGGGTTTCACAACATCACGGACTACCCCGAGGAGTACGTGGCCGGGGACCCCGTCGAGGTCTCACGGGAGATGGTCGAGACCCTCGAAGCGGAGGGTGCGGACGTGATCGTGCTGGCGTCGCACGTCGCCCACGACACCCACTACGAGATCACGGAAGCCGTCGACGGGCTGGACGCCATCTTCGGCTCGCACTCGCACATCACCTTCGACGAGGCCGAGGTCCACGAGGGAACCGTCATCAGCGAGATCGGCTACGCCTACGCCCACCTGGGCGTGATGACGCTCGATTCGTCGGGCGAACTCCTCGAGTGGGAGCGCATCGATCTCGACGAGAGCGTCGAACCCGATCCCGCCTTCGACGCCCGGATGCGCGTCCAGTACGCGGACCTCGAGGAGGAACTCTCTCGGGAGGTCGGCGAGACGGCGGTCGAACTCGACGCCGACGGGACCGTCACCAACGGTCGCGAGAGTCGCCTCGGCAACCTCATCACCGACGCGATCCGCGAGACCGTCGACGCCGAGATCGCACTCCAGACCGCCGGCCGCATCAGGACGGACAACACCTACGGCCCGGGCACGCTCACGACGAGGGACGTCCTGCAGATCATGCCGTTTACCGACACCCTGATGGCGTTCGAGGCCACCGGCGAAGAGATCCGCGAGGCGCTCGAGGGGCGGATCGACTACCTCCCCGAGGACCCCTTCGGCGCGCGCCAGCGCCAGCAGGTCGGCGGGTTGAACTACGAGTGGAGCGGCCACGACGAGCCGGAGGTCGGCGCGGTCTACGTTGCGGGCGAGGAACTCGACCCCGAGGGGAGCTACACCGTCGGGACGACGGGCTACGTCAAAAACACCGCACTGGGCTACGAGTCGCTCCGGGACAACGAGGTGCTTCGAGAGACCGACGCGGGGCTCGGACCGGCCGTCATGGAGTACGTCGAGAGCCGCGGTCGGGTCGCCCCCGGGATCGAAAACCGCATCCTCCGGACCGACGCCGAGGTCGGCACGGCGACCGAGCGCTCGCTGGTCGACGAGGAGTTCCGCGTCCGCTTCGAGATCCCCGACCGGGTCGAATCGATCCACGAGGGGAGTTTCTACGCGCTGACGACGGCGGGCGAGCGCTACGACGCCCGCCAGGCCACGCGCGAGGGAGAGAGCGTCGAGGTGGCGTTCGACCGCGCGGGCTGGGGGGCGTTCGCACCGGCCGGCGACGAGCACCCGATCCGCGTTTTCGGCGGGTTCGAGCCCGACGACGCGGCCTACGGGTATCGCGACGAGGACGACGATCCCCGCGAGCTGCCGGTCACGGACGCCGTCGAGGGGTTCGTCATGAAGGGACTGTTAGACGCCGAGTCGACGTAG
- the treF gene encoding alpha,alpha-trehalase TreF, translating into MPSHAPYPQLDGPLFEMVQHEGVFADSKTLVDCVPVADPAEIDERFGQRDFDLERFVRNHFLLPEDPITGTDPSTVSMEWYIDELWEYLIRDPVETREGETILELPHRSVIPGGRFREIYYWDSYFAAEGLAVTGRLDLIEELAANFASLIERFGFVPNGGRVYYTSRSNPPLYHRLLDLLAHRRGPEAVLEYLPALEREYEFWMDGVGIKAGDSHRRTVGFKGGVLNRYWDDDPSPRVESYREDRELAAFADREPERLYRDVRAACESGWDFSSRWFAGEGIESIRTTELVPVDLNAFLYGMEYSLAGWHEHTGDGARAEKYRKRAIARRGLVDRYCWDDEAGFYFDHVWTERERSDAWTLAAAVPLFTGMASQTQADGVARTLEERFLRPGGLVTTLTESGEQWDTPNGWAPLQWMAVVGLAGYGHEELATEIGGRWLDLNRSVFEETGQMLEKYDVTGGTGEGLGGEYPLQYGFGWTNGVALALPNLFY; encoded by the coding sequence ATGCCATCTCATGCCCCCTATCCTCAGCTCGACGGTCCCCTCTTCGAGATGGTCCAGCACGAGGGCGTCTTCGCGGACTCGAAGACGCTCGTCGACTGCGTCCCCGTGGCCGATCCCGCCGAGATCGACGAGCGCTTCGGCCAGCGCGATTTCGATCTCGAACGGTTCGTCAGGAACCACTTCCTGCTTCCCGAGGACCCGATCACGGGAACCGATCCCTCGACGGTCTCGATGGAGTGGTACATCGACGAACTCTGGGAGTACCTGATCCGCGATCCGGTCGAGACCCGCGAGGGCGAGACGATCCTCGAACTCCCACACCGAAGCGTGATCCCCGGCGGGCGCTTCCGGGAGATCTACTACTGGGACAGCTACTTCGCCGCCGAGGGACTGGCCGTCACGGGTCGGCTCGACTTGATCGAGGAACTGGCGGCGAACTTCGCGTCGCTGATCGAGCGCTTTGGCTTCGTTCCCAACGGCGGGCGGGTCTACTACACCAGCCGGTCGAACCCGCCGCTGTACCACCGGCTGCTCGACCTGCTGGCCCACCGGCGCGGTCCGGAGGCCGTCCTCGAGTACCTCCCCGCACTCGAACGCGAGTACGAGTTCTGGATGGACGGCGTCGGCATCAAAGCGGGCGACTCCCACCGCCGGACGGTCGGATTCAAGGGGGGCGTCCTCAACCGGTACTGGGACGACGACCCCTCGCCGCGCGTCGAGTCCTATCGCGAGGACCGCGAACTCGCTGCGTTCGCGGATCGGGAGCCGGAACGCCTCTACCGGGACGTGCGGGCGGCCTGCGAGTCGGGCTGGGACTTCTCCAGTCGCTGGTTCGCCGGCGAGGGCATCGAGTCGATCCGCACCACGGAGTTAGTTCCGGTGGATCTGAACGCCTTCCTCTACGGGATGGAGTACTCGCTTGCGGGCTGGCACGAACACACTGGCGACGGTGCGCGGGCCGAGAAGTATCGCAAGCGAGCGATCGCCCGGCGGGGGCTCGTCGATCGGTACTGCTGGGACGACGAGGCGGGCTTTTACTTCGATCACGTCTGGACAGAACGCGAGCGAAGCGACGCGTGGACGCTCGCGGCCGCGGTGCCGCTGTTTACCGGGATGGCAAGCCAAACGCAGGCCGACGGGGTGGCCCGGACCCTCGAAGAGCGGTTCCTCCGGCCGGGCGGACTCGTGACGACGCTCACCGAGTCCGGCGAGCAGTGGGACACTCCAAACGGGTGGGCCCCGCTGCAGTGGATGGCGGTCGTCGGGCTCGCGGGCTACGGACACGAGGAACTGGCGACGGAAATCGGCGGGCGCTGGCTCGATCTGAACCGCTCGGTGTTCGAGGAGACGGGTCAGATGCTCGAGAAATACGACGTGACCGGCGGCACCGGCGAGGGACTGGGCGGGGAGTACCCCCTGCAGTACGGCTTCGGGTGGACCAACGGCGTCGCGCTCGCGTTGCCGAACCTGTTTTACTGA
- a CDS encoding ABC transporter permease, with product METRRRLVRAASILAVPVLWLAVTRLGIVAGLPTPMAVASSFLEEFYRQDFWLSVARSTVRVLVSFVVAAAVAIPLGLLVGRYTVFADLTFPALEMLRPIPPIAWIPFTILVLPASELSIMFITFLGAFFPILLNTIQGARGVEVEFSRAAQSLGAGSFQTFRHVIYPSALPAIHAGMIVGMGLAWVNLIAGEMVAGGTGLGFLTWSAYTSGSYPTIIVGIITIGVLGAISSALVRLFANWQIGWREVESA from the coding sequence ATGGAGACGCGAAGGCGCCTCGTCCGGGCGGCGTCGATCCTCGCGGTTCCGGTACTCTGGCTCGCCGTCACCCGGCTGGGGATCGTCGCTGGGTTGCCGACGCCGATGGCGGTCGCGAGTTCCTTTCTCGAGGAGTTCTACCGTCAGGACTTCTGGCTCTCGGTGGCCCGCAGTACGGTCCGCGTGCTGGTCTCGTTCGTCGTCGCAGCCGCCGTTGCGATCCCGCTCGGACTGCTCGTCGGGCGCTACACCGTCTTCGCCGATCTGACCTTCCCCGCCCTCGAGATGCTGCGGCCGATCCCGCCGATCGCGTGGATCCCCTTTACGATCCTCGTGTTGCCGGCCTCGGAGCTCTCGATCATGTTCATCACCTTCCTCGGGGCCTTCTTCCCGATCCTGCTGAACACCATTCAGGGCGCCCGCGGCGTCGAGGTCGAGTTCTCGCGGGCCGCCCAGTCGCTCGGGGCCGGGTCGTTCCAGACGTTCCGACACGTGATCTACCCGAGCGCGCTGCCGGCGATCCACGCCGGCATGATCGTCGGGATGGGTCTGGCGTGGGTCAACCTTATCGCCGGCGAGATGGTCGCCGGCGGCACCGGGCTGGGATTCTTGACGTGGTCTGCCTACACCAGCGGCTCGTACCCGACCATCATCGTCGGGATCATCACCATCGGCGTGCTGGGGGCGATCTCCTCGGCGCTCGTCCGACTGTTCGCCAACTGGCAGATCGGCTGGCGGGAGGTCGAGTCCGCGTGA
- a CDS encoding ABC transporter ATP-binding protein: MSNQSQTTREQTAEGEPTPGATGAIDIEDLTKVYDPEGERVVAVDDMDLHIGAEEFVALLGPSGCGKSTVMNCIAGYLEPTEGEVIVDGNRVSGPDPKRGVVFQDNRLFPWKTVQENVEFGPQMNDGVEAGRARNILDEMGLDGFEDAYPSGLSGGMQQRAELARLLANDPDIMLMDEPFSALDALTKEIMQKKLIEVWERDNRTVLFITHDVEEAILLADRVVVMTARPGQVKDVIDVDLDRPRDPEVVTTDRFTELRERALSVIREEAQRALEQEEGQA; the protein is encoded by the coding sequence ATGAGCAACCAATCACAGACGACACGCGAACAGACGGCGGAGGGCGAACCGACACCCGGAGCGACCGGCGCGATCGACATCGAGGACCTGACGAAGGTCTACGACCCCGAGGGCGAGCGCGTCGTTGCAGTCGACGACATGGATCTGCATATCGGGGCCGAGGAGTTCGTCGCGCTGCTCGGGCCCTCGGGCTGCGGGAAGAGCACCGTCATGAACTGCATCGCGGGCTACCTCGAGCCCACCGAGGGCGAGGTGATCGTCGATGGGAACCGGGTTTCGGGTCCCGACCCGAAACGGGGCGTCGTCTTCCAGGACAACCGACTGTTCCCCTGGAAGACGGTCCAGGAGAACGTCGAGTTCGGCCCGCAGATGAACGACGGCGTCGAGGCTGGCCGCGCCCGGAACATCCTCGACGAGATGGGACTGGATGGGTTCGAGGACGCCTATCCGTCGGGACTGTCGGGAGGGATGCAACAGCGCGCGGAACTCGCCCGACTGCTCGCGAACGACCCCGACATCATGCTGATGGACGAACCGTTCAGCGCGCTCGACGCCCTGACCAAGGAGATCATGCAGAAGAAGCTGATCGAGGTCTGGGAGCGCGACAACCGGACGGTACTCTTCATCACCCACGACGTCGAGGAGGCGATTCTGCTGGCCGACCGCGTGGTCGTCATGACCGCCCGGCCCGGCCAGGTCAAGGACGTCATCGACGTCGACCTCGACCGGCCGCGTGACCCCGAGGTCGTCACCACGGATCGCTTTACCGAGCTGCGAGAACGCGCCCTCTCCGTGATCCGCGAGGAGGCCCAGCGCGCGCTCGAACAGGAGGAGGGGCAGGCCTAA
- a CDS encoding ABC transporter permease: MSTVDRVKRRFDAGTVPVLTKRARQALSVVLFFVLWAVLVRLEILGFGRFVGPVPALSTFVSALLGAPMTGSGATIYQHAAFSAMRVVVAMVLATATAIPLGLVIGASRRWEDALFPALEVFRPVPPVAWVPIALLLMPTFRSGVIFVVFLGAFFPILVNTIEGVGTVDDEYLRAAESLGADSREVFRHVIFPATLPSIVTGVSTGVGLAWITVVAAEMIAGGIGIGYIIFQAYRLLQTDVVAVGMIAIGILGYASATVVYRIGNRLTEWQTVE; the protein is encoded by the coding sequence ATGAGCACCGTCGACCGGGTCAAGCGGCGCTTCGACGCCGGAACCGTCCCCGTCCTCACGAAACGGGCCCGACAGGCGCTGTCGGTGGTCCTGTTTTTCGTCCTGTGGGCGGTCCTCGTCCGGCTCGAAATCCTCGGCTTCGGCCGGTTCGTCGGTCCCGTGCCGGCGCTGTCGACGTTCGTCTCCGCGTTGCTCGGCGCGCCGATGACCGGGAGCGGGGCGACGATCTACCAACACGCCGCCTTCTCGGCGATGCGCGTCGTCGTCGCAATGGTACTCGCCACGGCGACGGCCATCCCACTGGGGCTGGTCATCGGCGCGAGTCGCCGTTGGGAGGACGCGCTGTTCCCGGCCCTCGAGGTCTTCCGGCCGGTGCCGCCGGTCGCGTGGGTGCCCATCGCGCTGTTGTTGATGCCCACCTTCAGAAGCGGCGTGATCTTCGTCGTCTTCCTCGGGGCCTTCTTCCCGATCCTCGTCAACACCATCGAGGGCGTCGGTACCGTCGACGACGAGTACCTCCGTGCGGCCGAGAGCCTGGGCGCGGACTCCCGGGAGGTCTTCCGACACGTGATCTTCCCGGCGACCCTGCCCTCGATCGTCACGGGCGTCTCGACCGGCGTCGGCCTGGCCTGGATCACGGTCGTCGCCGCCGAGATGATCGCCGGCGGGATCGGGATCGGCTACATCATCTTCCAGGCCTACCGTCTGCTCCAGACCGACGTCGTCGCCGTCGGCATGATAGCCATCGGCATTCTGGGGTACGCCTCGGCGACGGTCGTCTACCGGATCGGCAACCGACTGACCGAGTGGCAGACCGTCGAATAA
- a CDS encoding ABC transporter substrate-binding protein — protein MDTDTRELRRQTGESADKTGVSRRRLLQASGVLGASALAGCTETGVLGGTAAAFDEKSFIVGYQPFYTESWSALVIRHAGLAEKHLPEEYSVGSWEVALQGAVIGNKMISTQNDIGYTGDMPSITALANEETKIDLVAMAGFSKGQQCNLCFVPSGSSVSEPADLDGREVGVTTGSCTHRFILEVMDQEGIQPDLSDQGMATISTNVREGNIPVGVGWEPAVARSVIQQDAAEYAFTGASYDLYDAAGLLMLDSLVEDHPEAAKGWLKAELEAKHIMATDPERTMDLITQEGQLRGYDRETLRATLYENLDVGSGAQRLLFYTDYEAIDTANRLFKERAPEFLYENQGVIPRLPPEERYRVDLLREAIEELRAEADWNPLREAER, from the coding sequence ATGGATACCGATACACGGGAGCTACGACGGCAGACGGGAGAATCGGCCGACAAAACGGGGGTGAGCAGGCGGCGACTACTCCAGGCATCCGGCGTCCTCGGCGCGAGCGCGCTCGCGGGCTGTACCGAGACGGGAGTGCTCGGGGGGACCGCCGCCGCGTTCGACGAGAAGTCCTTCATCGTTGGGTATCAGCCCTTCTACACCGAATCGTGGTCGGCGCTGGTGATCAGACACGCCGGCCTCGCCGAGAAACACCTCCCCGAGGAGTACTCCGTCGGGAGCTGGGAGGTCGCCCTCCAGGGGGCGGTGATCGGAAACAAGATGATCTCCACCCAGAACGACATCGGCTACACCGGCGACATGCCCTCCATCACCGCACTCGCAAACGAGGAGACCAAGATCGATCTGGTCGCCATGGCGGGCTTCTCGAAGGGCCAGCAGTGTAACCTCTGTTTCGTCCCCTCGGGGTCGTCGGTCAGCGAGCCGGCGGACCTGGACGGCCGGGAGGTCGGCGTCACGACCGGCAGCTGTACCCACCGGTTCATCCTCGAAGTGATGGATCAGGAGGGGATCCAGCCGGACCTCTCGGATCAGGGGATGGCGACGATCTCGACGAACGTCCGGGAGGGCAACATCCCGGTCGGCGTCGGCTGGGAGCCCGCCGTCGCCCGGTCGGTCATCCAGCAGGACGCCGCGGAGTACGCCTTTACGGGCGCGAGCTACGATCTGTACGACGCCGCCGGGCTGCTCATGCTCGACTCGCTCGTCGAGGACCACCCCGAGGCCGCAAAGGGCTGGCTCAAGGCCGAACTCGAGGCCAAACACATCATGGCCACCGACCCCGAGCGGACGATGGACCTCATCACACAGGAGGGCCAACTGCGTGGCTACGACCGCGAAACGCTGCGTGCGACCCTGTATGAGAACCTCGACGTCGGTTCCGGCGCCCAGCGCCTGCTGTTTTATACCGACTACGAGGCCATCGACACGGCCAACCGGCTGTTCAAGGAACGCGCTCCGGAGTTCCTCTACGAGAACCAGGGGGTCATTCCGCGGCTTCCGCCCGAGGAGCGCTATCGGGTCGATCTCCTGCGTGAGGCCATCGAGGAACTCAGGGCCGAGGCCGACTGGAACCCGCTTCGGGAGGCAGAACGATGA
- the leuS gene encoding leucine--tRNA ligase, with the protein MSERDYDHTAIEERWQTVWADADAYRTPDGAEDPTYVLGMYPYPSGKLHMGHVRNYTITDAYARYRRMTGDEVLHPMGWDAFGLPAENAAKERDTNPRDWTMDCIETMRGQMKSMGFGYDWDREITTCTPEYYKWNQWLFERFHEEGLVERRDAEVNWCPNCETVLADEQVEGEDELCWRCGTPVVQRELEQWFLSITEYADELLEAIDDLEGWPNSVRQMQRNWIGRQYGTELEFPVEGYGSVEAFTTRVDTIHGATFFALAPDHRISEALATENDEIRQFVEEEADPDGDEPNGVATGLTATNPATGEEIPVYVADFVLSDVGTGALMAVPGHDERDHAFATKHDIEIKPVIAPEPDDWDGETVLEAPDVGEEAYTEDGVLVNSGEYSGLDSETARERLTEGIESAEESTQYHLRDWGISRQRYWGTPIPVVHCPDCGPVMVPEEDLPVELPEFVNTTGNPLDATEEWKETTCPACGGPAERETDTMDTFVDSSWYFLRYVSPDLDEAPFDRERANDWMPVDQYVGGIEHAVMHLLYSRFFTKVLADHEGLEHREPFRNLLAQGMVQLEGEKMSKSKGNTVSPQRIVEEYGADTARLFMMQAAQPERDFDWSEEGVRSTNAFLGRLKETVEAFAENEPNGENDAVAGYVDSEIDATVAVATDEYEALRFNEALRETQGLVRTLRQYAGYTTPHGETYGRGLSAVVRLLAPVTPHLAEELWESLDAEGFVVEADWPSAEIDRTRVEKRRRLIENTREDVRDIVEVAGIENPESIAVVIAPDWKYDALEIAIESDAENLIGELMGESHIREQGDAAASYGQDLQAEREALSRTLSSEAEHEALEAAAWLLEREFDADVEVIRADEADEEVLRKAEPGRPAIHIED; encoded by the coding sequence ATGAGCGAACGGGACTACGACCACACGGCGATCGAGGAGCGCTGGCAGACGGTGTGGGCCGACGCGGACGCCTACCGGACGCCCGACGGCGCCGAGGACCCGACGTACGTCCTGGGAATGTACCCGTACCCCTCGGGCAAACTCCACATGGGCCACGTTCGGAACTACACGATCACGGACGCCTACGCCCGATATCGCCGCATGACCGGCGATGAGGTGCTCCACCCGATGGGCTGGGACGCCTTCGGCCTGCCCGCCGAGAACGCCGCCAAGGAACGGGATACGAACCCCCGGGACTGGACGATGGACTGCATCGAGACGATGCGCGGCCAGATGAAGTCGATGGGATTCGGCTACGACTGGGACCGCGAGATCACCACCTGTACCCCCGAGTACTACAAGTGGAACCAGTGGCTCTTCGAGCGCTTTCACGAGGAGGGGCTTGTCGAACGGCGGGACGCCGAGGTCAACTGGTGTCCCAACTGCGAGACGGTGTTGGCCGACGAGCAGGTCGAGGGTGAGGACGAACTGTGCTGGCGCTGTGGGACCCCCGTCGTCCAGCGCGAACTCGAACAGTGGTTCCTGTCGATTACGGAATACGCGGACGAACTACTGGAGGCGATCGACGACCTGGAGGGGTGGCCGAACTCCGTGCGCCAGATGCAGCGAAACTGGATCGGACGCCAGTACGGGACCGAACTGGAGTTCCCCGTAGAGGGGTACGGCTCGGTCGAGGCCTTCACCACCCGCGTCGATACCATCCACGGCGCGACCTTCTTTGCGCTCGCACCGGATCACCGGATCAGCGAGGCGCTGGCCACGGAAAACGACGAGATCCGCCAGTTCGTCGAGGAGGAGGCCGACCCCGATGGCGACGAGCCAAACGGCGTGGCGACCGGCCTGACGGCGACGAACCCCGCCACCGGCGAGGAGATTCCGGTCTACGTTGCGGACTTCGTGCTCTCGGACGTCGGGACCGGGGCGTTGATGGCCGTGCCGGGCCACGACGAGCGCGACCACGCCTTCGCGACGAAACACGACATCGAGATCAAGCCGGTCATCGCCCCCGAGCCCGACGACTGGGACGGCGAGACGGTTCTTGAAGCACCCGACGTCGGGGAGGAAGCCTATACCGAGGACGGCGTGCTCGTGAACTCGGGCGAGTACTCCGGCCTCGACAGCGAGACCGCCCGCGAGCGCCTCACCGAGGGAATCGAGAGCGCCGAGGAGTCGACGCAGTACCACCTGCGCGACTGGGGCATCTCCCGCCAACGCTACTGGGGGACGCCGATCCCGGTCGTCCACTGTCCCGACTGCGGACCCGTCATGGTGCCCGAGGAGGACCTCCCCGTTGAGCTTCCAGAGTTCGTCAACACGACCGGCAACCCGCTGGATGCCACCGAGGAGTGGAAGGAGACGACCTGTCCGGCGTGTGGCGGGCCCGCGGAGCGAGAAACCGACACGATGGACACGTTCGTCGACTCCTCGTGGTATTTCCTCAGGTATGTCTCACCCGACCTCGACGAGGCCCCGTTCGACCGCGAGCGGGCCAACGACTGGATGCCCGTCGACCAGTACGTCGGCGGGATCGAACACGCCGTGATGCACCTGCTCTATTCGCGCTTTTTCACGAAGGTGCTGGCCGACCACGAGGGCCTCGAACACCGCGAACCCTTCCGGAACCTGCTCGCACAGGGGATGGTCCAGTTGGAGGGCGAGAAGATGTCGAAATCGAAGGGCAACACGGTCTCGCCCCAGCGCATCGTCGAGGAGTACGGCGCCGACACCGCCCGCCTGTTCATGATGCAGGCCGCCCAGCCCGAGCGGGACTTCGACTGGAGCGAGGAGGGCGTGCGCTCGACGAACGCCTTCCTCGGTCGCCTGAAGGAAACGGTCGAGGCATTTGCGGAGAACGAACCGAATGGCGAAAACGACGCCGTCGCCGGCTACGTCGACAGCGAGATCGACGCGACGGTCGCCGTCGCCACCGACGAGTACGAGGCGCTGCGGTTCAACGAGGCGCTGCGGGAGACCCAGGGACTGGTTCGGACCTTGCGCCAGTACGCCGGGTACACTACGCCCCACGGGGAGACCTACGGGCGCGGGCTGTCGGCGGTCGTCCGCCTGCTCGCGCCTGTCACACCCCACCTCGCCGAGGAACTATGGGAGTCGCTGGACGCCGAGGGGTTCGTCGTCGAGGCCGACTGGCCGAGCGCCGAGATCGACCGCACGCGCGTCGAAAAGCGCCGGCGGCTGATCGAGAACACCCGCGAGGACGTCCGGGACATCGTCGAGGTCGCCGGCATCGAGAACCCCGAGTCGATCGCGGTCGTGATCGCCCCCGATTGGAAGTACGACGCCTTGGAGATCGCGATCGAGAGCGACGCCGAGAACCTGATCGGCGAACTCATGGGCGAATCCCACATCCGCGAACAGGGCGACGCCGCCGCGAGCTACGGCCAGGACCTGCAGGCCGAACGCGAAGCCCTGTCGAGGACCCTTTCCTCCGAAGCGGAACACGAGGCGCTCGAAGCCGCCGCGTGGCTGCTCGAACGCGAGTTCGACGCCGACGTCGAGGTTATCCGCGCCGACGAGGCCGACGAGGAAGTCCTGCGGAAAGCCGAACCCGGCCGGCCGGCGATCCACATCGAGGACTGA
- a CDS encoding DUF7535 family protein, which produces MSESEDSTTKKTLRTVTPYYRGRSDEEMNLIGIAYFLVLLVLLVPLLPFMIIVWVLNKVFGAIHQRAS; this is translated from the coding sequence ATGAGCGAATCGGAGGACTCCACGACGAAAAAGACCCTGCGGACGGTGACGCCGTACTACCGCGGGCGTTCGGACGAGGAGATGAACCTCATCGGGATCGCGTACTTCCTCGTGCTGTTGGTGTTGCTCGTTCCCCTGCTTCCGTTCATGATCATCGTCTGGGTGCTGAACAAGGTCTTCGGGGCGATCCACCAACGGGCTAGTTGA